The Verrucomicrobium spinosum DSM 4136 = JCM 18804 DNA segment CTTTCAGGTGGTAGGCGATGCTGAGGGTGGGCAACACCTCAGTGATGAGGCTCCTCAACTCCGCTTCATCCGGGCCTTTTTTTACCGTGTTGTAAAGTGAAGTCTCCTTGGCGGCCGGCCCAGGAATGTCCGCTTGCAGAAGTGCGTTTTTTACAGCTCTGGTCGCTGAACTCAGACGAAGTTCGCCATAAGGGGTTTCATAAGGGGACACAGTGCCCTCGAGAACCCATTCCAGATAGCGTCCACGCAAGACGTCCAGATCCTCCATGTTGGCCGCAGACAATTTTCCAAGCAGCATCAACGCTGCGACGAGGCAGCACGCGATATGTTTCATAGTGTTTTTCGAAATTGATTTCAAGGGCGGACACAAAGAGGTCATCCGCATCAAGTGCCGGATGCGGAGCAGGGTCAGACGCCCCTTGCCAGACTCGCGGAGCGCGCCCGGCAATCCTGCCCCGCTATTTCTGCGGGGACCGCTTGTCCTTTCACCTTACAGACCCACAGCTTCAGCCGCGGGCTCACGACGCATGCCGCACATTATTGATGGTTCTCTGTAATAACGGACACACGCAGTTTTGTGAATGAAAAGTCCCCGCCCTTGCCGTTCTTGACACGGACCCTGTCGAAGCGCAGGTCGGGGTCGGTCAGACCTTTGGCAATGGGCACGCCCCGCACCCCCCAGCCCCGAAAGACTTCAAAAGCCCCGGTCCGCTGGCGGTACCTGATCGTGAAAGTCGCTTCACTCCCCTGAATGGCCAGATCATACGCCGTGCGGCGCTCGTTGGGTCCACGGTAGCCCTTCCCATAAGTGAGCACCTCCCAAGAATAGGAATCCGAACCCTTGTCTCCGAAGAAGAGAACCTCGCCTTCCCCATCAAACAAACTCACCCCGGCAAACCCTTTTGAGTGGAAGAGGGAGCGGGGTGAAACTGACTCAAAAGAAAGCAGCACCACGGCATCGCTGCCTGGCTCGACCGCTCTCGAGAAGTGGCCCATCATAGAGGCATCCCGGCCTTGCGCATCAAAGCGCCCTTCACGCACCACCGGAGTTCCTTCCAGTACCGACCACGCCCCCTTCGCCGGCTGTTGCTCCGCAAACACCGCCGCCGGAATGCCAGCAAGGTTCTCGTCAAAGATCACCTCCATATCTGGCGCTGCATCGCGCAGTTTAAAGCTGGCATCACTGTTGCTGATCAATGTGCGGCCGGTGGCCAGGCTGAGCATGCTTTCCCCTTCACCAAGAGTCTGCGGCAGGGCGCTGTCATTTTTCATGCGGACTTCCACGCGCCCCTCTTCAACGTGAACTTCGTGCACCTCTTCTTCTGCTGAAACGGTAAATATGGTGCCCAAGTCCACCACCTCCATCCACGGCGTCTCCACCGTGAACCCTTTGGCATGATGGGGAACAACGAACCGCCCAGAGCCGCGTTCAAGCTTGATCTGGTTCGCACCGGTGACGGCGAATCGCGACGGTCCCTGGATCTGAGCCTCGACACCGGAGCCAAGCCGGATGTTTACTCCACCTTGCTGCATCACCATTTCTTCACCAAAGCGCAATTGCCCATCATCTCCGGCCCCACCAGCGACCATCTCAAAGACCGCTGCCGGCGTGAACTCCACCAGAGGCAACCTGGAAGCCGTCGGTGGAAGCGTTTGTCCGGATTCCGTTTTCATGAGCCACGCGACCGTGGCTGTCAACGCCAGCATCAAGACTGTCACGACGCCCAAAAGTCCAAGGAGGGGCCTCCGGGAAATGGCCTTTTGAGGCGCAGGCTCAGCGCTTCCCATTCCGTCCCAGTCAAGTTCCAGCAGGAGGGTGTCAATCCGCACTTTTTCGAGGTACTGCGCAAGCAAGTCATCGTCTGTCTTCAACCTCGCTTGCAAGTCCTTCGCTGAGGCGTCGTCCAGCAATCCCTCGATCAGCAAATCGATCGAGCGACTCAGTTTGAAGCGTTCATATGGCGTGTTTTCACTCATGAGCGTGGCAGGCGAGACTTGAGGCATTTTCCAAGGGCTTCCCTGAGGCGAAAAAGCCTGGCTCTCAGCATTCCTGTGCGGACTCCCTCGTGTTCAGCATATGTCTCCAGCGAGACGTTTGTTCCATAGCGAATGTGCAGAAGCTTTTGGTCCTCAGAGTTTAGTTTCTTTCTGCACATTTCCAGGGCAGCCAATTCGTCCTCGATGAAATCGGGTTCTTCCGCCACCAGCTGCCGGGCCATATGGTCCATCAATTCTTCGTCTATCAGGACCACTTTTGATCGTGCCAGCTTCTTCCGGTGATTCAGAACAAGATATCTGGCGGTCTGAAAAGCCCAGGCCTTGAAGTTCGTGCCAAGGGTGAATTCAGCGCGTTTCTCCCACAATTTCAGAAGAGTTTCCTGTGCAATGTCATCCGCGTCTGCGCAACCGGGCAATAGAGACCTCACATAATGGCGCACAGATGGGGCATGGCGGCGCAACGTTGCGCCAAACTCCTCCTCCCCCTTTGGACCTACGCCTGATGCAGGAACTGCGGGGGGGCAGGTCCCTCCGCCTCCACCCGACCCACTCAGCACGTTGCCCGTCGTCGGCCAGCATAAGGTGTCTAGAATGTTCTCCATACTCAATATCAAATCGTTGTGTCCGTACCACGTCGCCCCAGCAGGGCCATGCGCCTGAGCCCTCCGCATTCAACAAAGCCGTCCCGGCGTCATCTCATCTGTATGAGCCGACATCGGCATTCGTGTAACCATGCGGCTCCTGCAGCATTGC contains these protein-coding regions:
- a CDS encoding sigma-70 family RNA polymerase sigma factor; protein product: MRRAQAHGPAGATWYGHNDLILSMENILDTLCWPTTGNVLSGSGGGGGTCPPAVPASGVGPKGEEEFGATLRRHAPSVRHYVRSLLPGCADADDIAQETLLKLWEKRAEFTLGTNFKAWAFQTARYLVLNHRKKLARSKVVLIDEELMDHMARQLVAEEPDFIEDELAALEMCRKKLNSEDQKLLHIRYGTNVSLETYAEHEGVRTGMLRARLFRLREALGKCLKSRLPRS
- a CDS encoding FecR domain-containing protein: MSENTPYERFKLSRSIDLLIEGLLDDASAKDLQARLKTDDDLLAQYLEKVRIDTLLLELDWDGMGSAEPAPQKAISRRPLLGLLGVVTVLMLALTATVAWLMKTESGQTLPPTASRLPLVEFTPAAVFEMVAGGAGDDGQLRFGEEMVMQQGGVNIRLGSGVEAQIQGPSRFAVTGANQIKLERGSGRFVVPHHAKGFTVETPWMEVVDLGTIFTVSAEEEVHEVHVEEGRVEVRMKNDSALPQTLGEGESMLSLATGRTLISNSDASFKLRDAAPDMEVIFDENLAGIPAAVFAEQQPAKGAWSVLEGTPVVREGRFDAQGRDASMMGHFSRAVEPGSDAVVLLSFESVSPRSLFHSKGFAGVSLFDGEGEVLFFGDKGSDSYSWEVLTYGKGYRGPNERRTAYDLAIQGSEATFTIRYRQRTGAFEVFRGWGVRGVPIAKGLTDPDLRFDRVRVKNGKGGDFSFTKLRVSVITENHQ